The nucleotide window CACTGGTGGAATATAAAGCCAACATTCCATGTATTTGGAAATTCAGGAATTTTCTGAAATGTTATTTTGCAAATTCCCACAGGTACACAGACAATCGAAGCATAGACAACTTCCATGTGAAGAAACACTGCTTCTGAAATGCAAACATTGGCATAACAATTTGGTCCATTACTGGCAACCCTACTCCCAACTGTATACCTCCAAATGCTGTGCCTTTCCATGTGCGCCCAGTAACCAGCTGGAAGGGGCGTGTGGAGATCTCCTGCCCTGCGGCCGCCACCCCGATGATCACACTGGTACCCCAGCCTTTATGACAGGCTTCAAGGGCTGCTCTCTGAAGAAGACCCATGAACAGATAGACAAACGGTACTAAAACACTGCCAAACAGATGGGCCCAGTGGCCTCTGCACAGAGCTCAGCTGCAACATTTTCAAACAAGGTGTTTATGTATATAATATGCAATATTGTATATGTATTACAATCTATAATATAACGTTTTTCAAAcataggtaaaaaaaaaaatcaattgaaTAGAGGATTTGCCTATTTCCATTTTATCTACATTTAATACTGTCAATCATTTTGGAATTCAGGTTTGTAATATCAGTAGTTAGACTTTGCTTAGTATATTTGGCAAAATCTAAATGCAAGAAGGTGACATAAAAATAACAGTTAAATATTGAACCAGAACAAACTAAATGATAAAGTCTGTAGGCCAAGTATGAGGCATGTACACTAAACATACCATGAGCTGATTTATACACTTCAATTATTGTACTTGCCATGATCGCTGTGTTTCCTACACACTCAAAAGAGTAGTCAACCCCGCCGTCGGTCATCTCTACCAGGACCTGCTCGACGGGCTTGCTGTGATCTTTAGGGTTCACCAGATCAGTGGCACCAAACTCTTTAGCGATACAGAATTTATCTGGGTTGACATCAATGGCGATGATTCGGCCAGCCCCGGCCGCCTGGCACCCCATGATGACTGCAAGACCCAGAGCGCCGAGACCGAAAACAGCACAGGTCGATCCCGCCTCCACCTTGTGGAAACGACAACCCACACAATGGTCTTGCCATGATGTGATGCTAGGTAATGTTCTTCTCCTTTAAAGTTCATATTTCTTTAAATGAAATCGGTACACAATGAAAATATATTGTTGGATCTCAAATGATCCAAACAGACCTTGGCAGTGTTGAGAGCGGCTCCGTAGCCGGTAGAAATGGCACAGCCCAGCAGGCAAACCTTATCCAGAGGGGCCTTCTCATGCACTTTGGCAAGAGATATGTCAGCCACGACGGTGTACTCTGAAAAGGTGCTGCAACCCATGAAGTGGAACAGGCTCTGGCCGTTGCATGAGAAGCGCGAGGTCCCGTTGGGCATTAGGCCTTTGCCTTGTGTCAGCCTTGAAAAGAAATGTTGGCAGTGCAGATAGATAAGTTTAGCTATCGGGGAACATGATTACAAAATACATTGGATGATATTTCTAAACCAGTTCACAGACCTGATCTTTTGACACAAGTTAGTTTTGGGATTCTTGCAGAACTTGCACTCTCCACACTGCGGGACGTACAGGGGGATCACTGCATCACCTTAAAAGATAAATCTGTAATTATAATCCTCACCATCCCTGCATCATGCGGCATTATGTTGGTGTGTGCCATTTAATCTGGTCCAACGACTGGATTAACCATCAATGACGCCAGGCAATAGATCATTCCTAATCCATTTTATAAACCTATATTATTTTATCATATTCTTCTCCTTACCCCAATAGCTGTATACAGCggtattaatatattaatgtaGGGCCTGATTGTTTTTCTGCCTTGACGTGCACTGTTTCTATTTCTTTAATTTAGTGCTCTAACACCCTGACTTTCCCAcggcatacattttttttagatTTTATGTTATCTTAAAATAACACATGAATTCAGTCCTATTATAATAACAAATGCCATTGCATTCATGTCATTGTTTGTGATATTCACTCGATGTGAGGTTAGAATAGCCTACCTGATTTGAACTTTGTCACTCCCTCGCCAACACTCTCGACGATCCCGGCACCCTCGTGTCCCAGAACGGAGGGGAACACGCCCTCGGGGTCAGAGCCGCTCAGGGTGTAGGCGTCAGTGTGGCAGATCCCCGTGGCCAcaatctatacacacacacacacacacacacacacacacacacacacacacacacacacacacacacacacacacacacacacacacacacacacacaccacacacacacacacaccacacacacacacaccacacacacacacacacacacacacacacacacacacacacacacacacacacacacacacacacacacggtactgACTAACATTACTCAGTTAGTGACTAAAAATATTTATGGCTACTTCATGCTTTAGTTTCATACCAAAACTTGAATTGAGTAAATGAATACAGTGGTACCGGATAAtcgtttgtttaccttgacacgGACTTCTCCAGCCTGCGGCGGTGccacttccacctcctccatggAGAGAGGTTTCCCAGCCTCCCACGCCACGGCAGCTCTGCATCGTATTGTCTTCAGAACATACAGAGAATAATCCAGATTGAATACACACGAGTGCCCTGGTTTTCATGTATTCGGGGTCCAGAATGAAAACCGGCCACCAGGCAATGGCTGATCGATTTTGACAATATGGCAGGTCAAGAAATGTATTAAAACAATTTTTTCCAGTCTGGTAGAGGACATAGACAAAATTCTAGTTATTAAAAAagttataggcctacacttattttttttaacttgaaTTATTGGGCCACAAACTGTGGGTGGGTCGCAGAGCACAAACTTTTAGGGAGAAGACTATGAATAAATTAACGTCTTTTCATATTTCAATTACTTTCTATTTAATTCAATTTAGGGTCACTTGTTGTAGCTTTTTACTCGCGCACTGTTTTAACAGttcatgaaggcattgtttATTACTACAAAAGAAACAACATGGTGCGGatgatgtaaaaaaaatagactgTATAAAACACAACATATAGGCTGTATAACACAACATATTGGCTGTATAAAACACAACATATATAGGCTGTTTAACGCACAACATAAACGCTGTATAACACATAACATATAGGCTGTATAACACACAACATATAGGATGATGCAAAGTGGACATTTTGGGGGATATTTTATGAGAAGCTCAATCTTGAGCTTCAAGGATTGGTGGACATTATGGTGACACAAGTCTTGGATATTTTCGTCCAGAGTTGGAAACATGTTGAAACCCAGTGAAGCAAGCCGATGTGCTACTGCGCCACACCTTGGCCCACTGCAGACATGTTACAAGAAGGTTTTCCTTTCATAAACTGTTGCCCATTGTTATGTCCCACGTTTATTGCGTTGTTTTAAACATTTGCAAAATATTGTCGCAACATTACGAGAATAGAAATGATAATCTGATGCGTCGCTCTGTATGCAGATGACAAGCAGTTTAAAGCCAACATCCCAAAGCTGGCATTTATTAATGCATCTTATCGATGCATTAATAAGGTGCATTTATTAACGcatcttattttattattgactTCATAAAATAGATGTTTAT belongs to Gadus chalcogrammus isolate NIFS_2021 chromosome 5, NIFS_Gcha_1.0, whole genome shotgun sequence and includes:
- the LOC130382550 gene encoding alcohol dehydrogenase class-3 chain L, producing the protein MATVGKTIRCRAAVAWEAGKPLSMEEVEVAPPQAGEVRVKIVATGICHTDAYTLSGSDPEGVFPSVLGHEGAGIVESVGEGVTKFKSGDAVIPLYVPQCGECKFCKNPKTNLCQKIRLTQGKGLMPNGTSRFSCNGQSLFHFMGCSTFSEYTVVADISLAKVHEKAPLDKVCLLGCAISTGYGAALNTAKVEAGSTCAVFGLGALGLAVIMGCQAAGAGRIIAIDVNPDKFCIAKEFGATDLVNPKDHSKPVEQVLVEMTDGGVDYSFECVGNTAIMRAALEACHKGWGTSVIIGVAAAGQEISTRPFQLVTGRTWKGTAFGGYKSVESVPKLVEEYMNKKLKVDEFVTHTLPFEKIHEGFDLMGAGKCIRVVLNY